A stretch of bacterium DNA encodes these proteins:
- a CDS encoding ATP-binding protein translates to MYPRLCNPLLSKSFFLFGARGTGKTKLLQQLFQDQQTLWIDLLQEGALLNFTQNPSQLRHQLAAQGPNTKWVVIDEVQRVPALLNEVHSLIEDKSLNFALTGSSARKLRRGQANLLAGRALVNNLFPLTQLELGHDFQLESALRWGTLPGVITEKDESVRAEILKSYVHVYLKEEIREEQIIRSLDPFTRFLEAAAQSNGTIVNLSKLGREANTDAKSIARYFQILEDTLLGFFVDPYHRSIRKQQRKQAKFYLFDLGVKRTLDGTLKIPLSKNTYDYGKLFEQFIILEVLRLNSYFRSDYKIYYLKTDNQLEIDLILERKGDATWVIEIKSAERPDLTEVSKLMQLAKDIPHARAAIFCQTTILQKIDSVEIFPWQEGLEAIFK, encoded by the coding sequence ATGTACCCTAGATTATGTAACCCTCTATTATCTAAAAGCTTTTTTCTGTTTGGAGCCAGAGGAACAGGGAAGACAAAGCTTTTACAGCAATTGTTTCAGGATCAACAAACATTGTGGATTGATCTTCTGCAAGAAGGCGCTTTGCTAAATTTTACTCAAAATCCTAGTCAACTCAGACATCAGTTAGCGGCACAAGGACCAAATACAAAATGGGTTGTGATCGATGAAGTTCAACGTGTTCCAGCTTTGTTAAATGAAGTTCACTCGTTAATTGAAGACAAATCGCTTAACTTTGCCCTGACTGGTTCGAGTGCGAGAAAGCTTAGGCGCGGTCAGGCAAATTTACTTGCTGGAAGAGCGCTGGTTAATAATTTATTTCCTCTGACACAGTTAGAGCTAGGCCATGATTTTCAGCTGGAATCAGCTTTACGCTGGGGCACACTTCCGGGAGTGATCACGGAAAAAGATGAGTCAGTCAGAGCAGAAATCCTCAAGTCCTATGTTCACGTCTATCTTAAGGAAGAAATCAGAGAGGAGCAAATCATTCGTAGTTTAGATCCATTCACTAGATTTCTAGAAGCCGCAGCCCAATCAAATGGAACAATCGTTAACTTATCTAAATTAGGCCGTGAAGCGAATACTGACGCCAAAAGTATCGCTAGGTATTTCCAAATTTTAGAAGATACGTTACTTGGATTTTTCGTTGATCCTTACCATCGATCAATCAGAAAGCAGCAGCGCAAACAGGCAAAATTTTATCTTTTCGACTTGGGAGTCAAAAGAACCTTAGATGGCACGCTCAAGATTCCATTATCAAAAAATACCTATGATTATGGAAAGCTCTTTGAGCAATTTATTATTTTAGAAGTCCTGCGCCTGAATTCGTATTTTCGTTCAGATTATAAGATCTACTATCTTAAGACTGACAATCAATTAGAGATTGATTTAATTTTGGAACGTAAAGGCGATGCAACTTGGGTGATTGAAATCAAGTCCGCAGAAAGACCTGACCTGACAGAAGTCAGCAAGTTAATGCAATTAGCAAAAGATATCCCTCATGCTCGAGCAGCGATTTTTTGTCAGACAACAATACTGCAAAAGATCGATTCCGTTGAGATCTTTCCATGGCAAGAAGGCTTAGAAGCTATTTTTAAATAA